The following proteins are co-located in the Dyadobacter chenwenxiniae genome:
- a CDS encoding EboA domain-containing protein produces MSDIIKQNLWDIIVLNTSGPEAEWLQNKAASSPMDLMTAFVAAPRFLAKKIISINQDQQFVLNAEIPGFSVEGWSLVRLARLWLLTQLDPSDKEEYVKNIETLFDTAEMNELVALYSALPVLSYPDQWLFRATDAVRSNMGFVFDAIALHNPYPEKHFSELAWNQLVLKTIFNDKPIHFIEGLENRANEKLAMTLSDFAHERWAAGRSVPAQVWRLAGRFMNPTLLADMQHLLDSENVDDQKAAALACKDSSLAPANYLLAKYIDLEKSVKSGALTWADLEH; encoded by the coding sequence ATGTCCGATATTATAAAACAGAATCTTTGGGATATAATCGTCCTCAACACCTCCGGACCTGAGGCTGAATGGTTACAGAACAAAGCTGCGTCGAGCCCTATGGATTTGATGACCGCTTTCGTAGCGGCACCAAGGTTTCTTGCAAAAAAAATCATTTCAATAAATCAAGACCAGCAATTCGTCCTGAATGCCGAAATCCCCGGATTTTCGGTTGAAGGCTGGTCACTGGTAAGGCTCGCGCGCTTATGGCTGCTGACCCAACTCGACCCTTCGGATAAAGAGGAATATGTTAAAAACATTGAAACGCTCTTTGACACGGCCGAAATGAATGAACTGGTGGCGCTTTACTCTGCACTACCCGTACTTTCTTATCCGGATCAATGGCTTTTCAGGGCGACCGACGCGGTTCGCTCGAATATGGGTTTTGTGTTCGATGCCATTGCTCTGCATAATCCTTATCCCGAGAAACATTTCAGCGAACTGGCCTGGAATCAGCTGGTTTTGAAAACCATATTCAATGACAAGCCCATTCATTTTATTGAAGGTTTGGAAAATAGAGCCAACGAAAAACTGGCAATGACGCTGTCTGACTTTGCACACGAACGCTGGGCAGCAGGAAGGAGCGTTCCGGCACAGGTTTGGCGGCTGGCAGGCAGGTTTATGAACCCGACTTTACTGGCAGATATGCAGCATTTGCTTGATTCTGAAAACGTTGATGATCAAAAAGCAGCCGCATTAGCTTGCAAAGATTCATCCCTTGCTCCGGCCAATTATCTTTTGGCTAAATATATTGATCTTGAAAAATCGGTTAAGTCTGGCGCCTTGACCTGGGCCGATCTTGAACACTGA
- a CDS encoding TatD family hydrolase, with protein MCLNHNDTTPNPSHFEDSEEAVAAPAHRDIAWNDYKDLITGMRFFDPHIHMVSRTTDDYQAMHQAGIVALIEPAFWVGQPRTGLSSFKDYYSSLVGWERFRSSQFGIKHYCTMGLNSREANNEPLAEQVMEILPLYIYKEGVVGVGEIGFDDQTPAEEKYYRLQLELAKSAKLPVQIHTPHRDKKKGTERSMAIALEHGIDPSWVIVDHNNEETVKSVLDKGFWAAFTIYPFTKMGNERMVKVVEQYGPERIMVNSAADWGISDPLAIPKTAALMKMRGISDETIRLVTYQNAIDAFGKSGQIDVTDFESGYAIDHTEKFHGNSILRGGQQPSPAKDSLVIN; from the coding sequence ATGTGCCTTAATCATAACGATACAACCCCTAATCCTTCGCATTTCGAAGACAGCGAAGAAGCCGTCGCAGCGCCTGCGCACCGCGATATTGCGTGGAACGACTATAAAGATTTAATCACAGGAATGCGCTTTTTCGACCCGCATATCCACATGGTTTCGCGGACAACCGATGATTATCAAGCCATGCATCAGGCCGGAATAGTGGCGTTGATCGAGCCTGCTTTCTGGGTTGGGCAGCCGCGAACAGGACTTTCCAGTTTTAAAGATTATTACAGCAGTCTGGTTGGCTGGGAAAGATTCCGCTCTTCGCAATTTGGCATCAAACATTATTGCACGATGGGACTCAACTCCCGCGAAGCCAATAATGAGCCGCTTGCTGAGCAGGTGATGGAGATCCTGCCATTATATATTTACAAAGAAGGCGTTGTAGGCGTAGGCGAAATTGGCTTCGATGACCAAACTCCGGCCGAAGAAAAATATTACCGTTTGCAACTTGAACTGGCTAAATCAGCCAAGCTTCCTGTCCAGATCCACACGCCGCACCGCGACAAGAAAAAAGGAACGGAACGCAGCATGGCCATTGCACTGGAACACGGCATCGACCCTTCGTGGGTGATCGTGGACCATAATAATGAGGAGACGGTCAAGAGTGTTTTGGACAAAGGTTTTTGGGCGGCTTTTACAATTTATCCTTTTACCAAAATGGGCAATGAGCGCATGGTGAAAGTGGTGGAACAATATGGTCCCGAACGCATTATGGTTAATTCTGCGGCCGACTGGGGCATTTCCGATCCGCTTGCCATTCCAAAAACGGCTGCATTAATGAAGATGCGTGGCATTTCGGATGAAACGATCAGGCTGGTAACTTATCAGAACGCCATCGACGCATTTGGCAAAAGCGGCCAGATTGATGTGACCGATTTTGAATCGGGTTATGCCATTGACCATACCGAGAAGTTTCATGGAAACAGCATCCTGAGAGGCGGACAGCAACCTTCGCCTGCCAAAGATTCATTAGTAATTAATTAA
- the eboC gene encoding UbiA-like protein EboC (EboC, a homolog the polyprenyltransferase UbiA, belongs to system of proteins involved in the trafficking of precursor metabolites to an extracytoplasmic compartment so that the biosynthesis of certain natural products, such as scytonemin, can be completed.), whose protein sequence is MSSLKPYLQLTRPANVVTAFTDIFAGMAIVQFTFSDYSPALLLVSTLGLYGGGVVMNDVFDAKLDAIERPERPIPSGKVPLKSAAMLGISLLFLGILAAAMFSALSGMIAIAVAMLTVLYNRFAKHSRILGPLTMGMCRGGNLILGMSVLPESLQQWSWMALFPVMYIGAITLISQDEVHGGKKTTLYIAALLYMVVLFSQLKLANEHGNLLYALPFVLLHAWLIFRPLWNAMQNPVGPLIGKAVKAGVISLIVMNASWCVAFGLWPLALLVLALLPLSMLLAKVFAVT, encoded by the coding sequence GTGAGCAGTTTAAAACCGTATCTGCAGCTAACCCGTCCTGCCAATGTTGTGACCGCATTCACCGACATTTTTGCGGGAATGGCCATTGTACAATTTACATTTTCCGATTACAGTCCTGCCCTGCTGCTCGTATCCACATTGGGCCTGTATGGCGGCGGGGTGGTGATGAACGATGTTTTCGACGCAAAGCTCGACGCCATCGAACGTCCCGAACGTCCGATCCCAAGCGGAAAAGTCCCGTTGAAATCAGCTGCTATGCTCGGCATATCGCTTTTATTCCTCGGGATTTTAGCAGCCGCCATGTTCAGCGCTTTGAGCGGAATGATCGCAATAGCTGTCGCTATGCTCACCGTTTTATATAACCGTTTTGCAAAACATAGCCGCATTCTCGGACCCTTAACAATGGGCATGTGCCGCGGCGGAAACCTGATTCTCGGCATGAGCGTGCTGCCAGAATCTTTGCAGCAATGGTCCTGGATGGCGTTATTCCCTGTGATGTACATCGGGGCAATTACATTGATCAGCCAGGATGAAGTGCACGGAGGTAAAAAAACCACTCTCTATATTGCGGCGCTTTTGTATATGGTTGTGCTGTTTTCGCAACTAAAACTGGCTAATGAGCACGGGAATCTGCTGTATGCATTACCATTTGTATTGTTGCATGCCTGGCTCATATTCAGGCCATTATGGAATGCAATGCAGAATCCGGTCGGGCCGTTAATTGGTAAGGCGGTGAAGGCTGGCGTTATTTCTTTGATTGTGATGAATGCTTCGTGGTGCGTGGCTTTCGGCTTGTGGCCGCTGGCGTTGCTGGTTTTGGCGTTATTGCCCTTGTCAATGCTTTTGGCAAAGGTTTTTGCGGTAACTTAG
- a CDS encoding PQQ-dependent sugar dehydrogenase — MTLNSLLIFFLLTIGLATISCSKDKDAADDPGAIANPDTTIKTKDAFPGLTFTNPVEMKQIPGDSSRFFVVEQAGVIRVFQNNAAATTSTVFLDIKNKVQDGGERGLLGLAFHPDFKTNGYFYVNYTAGNPLKTVIARYKASTPTAERADPSSEAILFTFNQTYDNHNGGSLQFGKDGFLYIATGDGGSGGDPQNNAQNRKSLLGKILRVDVDGTGKGNYGIPSDNPYPVGNSDGFLPEIYAYGLRNPWRISFDMDNDRLFAGDVGQNKREEIDLITKGGNYGWRIKEGVDCYDPASNCNAAGLVEPIHDYNQNNGDRSITGGYVYRGKAIKSLVGKYIYGDFASGRIWALELDGDRKKTNAILFENKGPISSFAQDTSGEVYYLNYGEGKIMKLVNGNLN; from the coding sequence ATGACACTTAACTCACTTCTGATATTCTTCCTCTTAACCATAGGCCTTGCCACCATTTCGTGTTCCAAAGATAAGGACGCGGCAGACGATCCCGGAGCAATCGCAAATCCGGATACAACCATCAAAACAAAGGATGCATTTCCCGGCCTGACTTTCACGAATCCTGTTGAAATGAAGCAAATTCCAGGCGATAGCAGTCGTTTTTTTGTTGTGGAACAAGCCGGTGTCATCAGGGTTTTTCAGAACAATGCTGCTGCTACAACCAGCACTGTTTTTCTTGATATCAAAAACAAAGTGCAGGATGGTGGCGAACGCGGCTTGCTAGGCCTTGCCTTTCACCCAGACTTCAAGACCAATGGTTATTTTTATGTCAATTATACCGCCGGAAATCCTTTAAAAACCGTCATAGCACGCTATAAGGCCTCAACGCCGACGGCAGAACGCGCTGATCCTTCCAGCGAAGCGATCTTATTTACATTTAACCAAACTTATGATAACCACAATGGCGGCTCGCTGCAATTTGGGAAAGATGGCTTTTTATACATTGCCACAGGCGACGGCGGCAGCGGCGGCGATCCGCAAAACAATGCGCAAAACCGTAAGAGTCTATTAGGTAAAATTCTCCGCGTGGATGTGGACGGAACAGGAAAAGGCAACTATGGAATTCCGTCCGACAACCCCTATCCAGTCGGGAATAGTGATGGCTTTTTGCCTGAAATCTATGCTTATGGACTAAGAAATCCATGGCGGATTAGTTTTGACATGGATAACGACCGTTTGTTTGCAGGTGATGTGGGACAGAACAAGCGCGAGGAAATTGACCTTATTACCAAGGGCGGGAATTACGGATGGAGGATCAAAGAGGGTGTGGATTGTTACGATCCGGCTTCCAACTGCAACGCCGCAGGTCTTGTTGAACCGATCCATGATTACAACCAAAATAATGGAGACAGGTCTATAACCGGCGGTTATGTATATAGAGGTAAGGCCATTAAAAGTCTGGTCGGAAAATATATATATGGTGATTTTGCCAGTGGCAGGATCTGGGCGTTGGAACTAGACGGCGACCGGAAGAAAACCAATGCTATTTTGTTTGAAAATAAAGGACCGATTTCCTCGTTCGCGCAGGATACGAGCGGTGAGGTTTACTATTTGAATTATGGCGAAGGCAAGATAATGAAGCTTGTTAACGGAAATTTAAATTGA
- a CDS encoding alkaline phosphatase family protein, whose product MNKTVVIDIVGLSANLIGEYTPFLAKYLADRHLTPIKPVLPAVTTTSQSTYITGKWPAENGIVGNGWYDREDSEIKFWKQSNKLVKGEKIWDVAKKLDPNFTCAKMFWWYNMYSTADFSVTPRPQYHADGVKAPDCYSYPPELRDELQKDLGQFPLFNFWGPNANIKSTKWIADSSMWVEKKHNPTLTLIYLPHLDYCLQKFGPDFSKISTELNEIDNVVAELIQFYEARNAKIILLSEYGINPVSNPIHINRILRNEGLISVRTERWYELLDAGISKAFATADHQIAHVYLNDQSVKNQVIKALRKTPGIDLILDKDQQKAYNIDHERSGDLVVVAKPDSWFTYYYWLDDAKAPDYAHLVDIHRKPGYDPVEMFMDPKNPLIKLRAGYKLTRKLMGFRYLMDVIPLDATLVKGSHGSINVPAEYFPICITDKALEKSEIEAVDVYDVIWKHLT is encoded by the coding sequence ATGAATAAAACAGTCGTTATTGACATCGTAGGTTTAAGTGCAAACCTGATTGGTGAATACACTCCATTTCTTGCCAAATATTTAGCAGACAGACATTTAACACCAATTAAACCTGTTCTTCCTGCTGTAACTACTACATCGCAAAGCACTTACATTACCGGAAAATGGCCTGCTGAAAACGGGATCGTGGGAAATGGCTGGTATGACCGTGAAGATTCAGAAATCAAATTTTGGAAGCAGTCCAACAAGCTTGTAAAAGGTGAAAAAATCTGGGATGTGGCCAAAAAGCTGGATCCCAATTTCACTTGCGCGAAGATGTTTTGGTGGTATAATATGTACTCGACCGCCGATTTCTCAGTAACGCCGCGTCCGCAATATCACGCAGATGGCGTTAAGGCGCCGGATTGTTATTCCTATCCGCCCGAGTTACGCGATGAATTGCAAAAAGATTTAGGCCAATTTCCGCTCTTCAATTTTTGGGGACCGAATGCCAACATTAAGTCTACAAAATGGATCGCGGATTCGTCCATGTGGGTTGAAAAAAAGCATAATCCCACATTAACGCTGATTTACCTGCCGCATCTGGATTATTGTTTACAGAAATTCGGGCCTGATTTTTCAAAGATCAGCACGGAGCTAAATGAAATTGACAATGTGGTTGCGGAGCTGATCCAGTTTTACGAGGCGCGTAATGCGAAGATCATCCTGCTTTCGGAATATGGCATTAATCCGGTAAGCAACCCAATCCATATCAACCGGATTTTAAGAAATGAGGGTTTAATTTCCGTTCGGACAGAACGTTGGTATGAATTGCTGGATGCGGGCATTTCGAAAGCCTTTGCAACAGCCGACCACCAGATTGCGCACGTTTACCTGAATGACCAATCGGTTAAGAACCAGGTTATCAAAGCTTTAAGGAAAACACCAGGCATTGATTTGATTCTGGATAAAGACCAGCAAAAAGCATATAACATTGACCACGAACGCTCCGGCGATCTGGTTGTGGTTGCCAAGCCAGACAGCTGGTTTACCTATTATTACTGGCTGGATGACGCCAAGGCACCGGATTACGCACATTTGGTTGACATTCACCGGAAGCCGGGTTACGATCCGGTGGAAATGTTTATGGACCCAAAAAATCCGCTCATTAAGCTGCGCGCAGGTTATAAATTGACCCGTAAATTGATGGGATTCAGATATTTAATGGACGTGATCCCGCTCGACGCCACATTGGTAAAAGGCTCACACGGAAGCATTAATGTTCCGGCTGAATATTTCCCGATCTGCATCACAGATAAAGCATTGGAAAAATCTGAAATAGAGGCTGTTGATGTCTATGATGTGATCTGGAAACATCTGACTTAA
- a CDS encoding saccharopine dehydrogenase family protein, producing MSKVLIIGAGGVGSVVAHKCALNSNVFTEIMLASRTKSKCDKIAAEIKEMHGVTIETAQVDADIVAETVLLIKRFQPKLLINVALPYQDLTIMEACLATGIHYLDTANYEPKDVAKFEYSWQWAYQERFKEAGLMAVLGCGFDPGVTQVFTAYANKHHFDEMHYLDIIDCNAGDHGKAFATNFNPEINIREITQPGRYWENGEWIEIPAMSIHKPIEYPGIGPKESYVLYHEELESLVKNFPTLKRARFWMTFGQAYITHLNVLENVGMTSIKPIKFNGMDIVPLEFLKAVLPAPDSLGENYSGQTSIGCQIKGIENGEEKTYYVWNNCDHAECYREVRAQAVSYTTGVPAMIGAMLMLSNEEWMKPGVYNVEELNPDPFMDLLNLHGLPWNERINVPLPHEY from the coding sequence ATGTCTAAGGTTTTGATCATTGGTGCAGGTGGTGTCGGCAGTGTTGTTGCCCACAAATGCGCGTTGAATAGCAATGTGTTCACAGAAATAATGCTGGCAAGCCGCACAAAATCCAAGTGCGATAAGATTGCAGCCGAAATCAAAGAAATGCATGGTGTGACCATTGAAACGGCGCAAGTTGATGCCGATATCGTTGCGGAAACTGTGCTCCTTATCAAGCGTTTCCAACCTAAATTGCTGATCAATGTTGCTTTGCCGTATCAGGATCTGACGATTATGGAGGCATGCTTGGCAACGGGTATACATTATCTGGACACAGCCAATTATGAACCAAAAGATGTTGCCAAATTTGAATACAGCTGGCAATGGGCTTATCAGGAAAGATTTAAAGAAGCAGGCTTAATGGCCGTTCTGGGCTGCGGCTTCGATCCGGGCGTGACGCAGGTTTTCACGGCTTATGCTAACAAGCATCATTTTGATGAAATGCATTATCTGGACATTATCGACTGTAATGCGGGTGATCATGGGAAAGCATTTGCAACGAACTTTAATCCGGAAATTAACATCCGCGAGATTACGCAACCGGGGCGTTATTGGGAAAATGGGGAGTGGATTGAAATTCCCGCCATGTCCATTCACAAGCCTATCGAATATCCGGGCATCGGGCCAAAAGAGAGTTATGTGCTTTACCATGAGGAACTCGAATCGCTCGTAAAGAACTTCCCGACATTGAAACGTGCGCGTTTCTGGATGACATTCGGCCAGGCTTACATTACGCATTTGAATGTGCTTGAAAATGTAGGCATGACGAGCATTAAGCCCATCAAATTCAATGGAATGGACATTGTTCCGCTTGAATTCTTGAAGGCTGTGCTTCCTGCGCCAGATTCTTTGGGAGAAAATTATTCAGGTCAAACTTCTATCGGATGCCAGATCAAAGGCATTGAAAACGGTGAAGAAAAAACCTATTACGTTTGGAACAACTGCGACCACGCGGAGTGCTATCGCGAAGTGCGTGCGCAGGCAGTAAGTTACACAACCGGCGTTCCCGCTATGATCGGTGCCATGCTAATGCTTAGTAATGAAGAATGGATGAAACCAGGCGTTTACAATGTAGAAGAGCTGAATCCAGATCCATTTATGGATTTGTTGAATCTTCATGGCTTGCCTTGGAATGAAAGGATCAATGTTCCGTTGCCTCACGAGTATTAA
- a CDS encoding DivIVA domain-containing protein, whose product MKISAIDIRKHTFEKIFRGYDPDEVDAFLNSLSQEWERFSSENSLLKMQLEYAEKELAKLKDIESTLFRTLKAAEDTSRLIEKEANENAEKRIEESRTTANDLVAEAEDRTNQVIRETEDRLKRFKDEFAAEVKLQERDFRAIENFRDNLIVQLSSLANNTIETVERFEQKYDKQSVLNKMEEIKQHISEIEIPKKASFPVEPRVVPQLEEASEIEEEVVLQDEKPQVLFEVVDAEEEVMVDEEEEFVPQIAYEDEEPLLVNDVVEVEPEAFSEPEPVEEEIAYSLKEEPKTAAEESAAALAELQRTAREREAERNRETERVRENTPVNRPRVPENQPKKTGGSFFDQI is encoded by the coding sequence ATGAAAATATCCGCTATAGACATACGCAAGCATACTTTTGAGAAGATTTTCAGAGGTTACGACCCGGACGAAGTAGATGCTTTTCTTAACTCATTGTCTCAGGAATGGGAGCGCTTTTCCAGCGAGAACAGCTTGTTGAAAATGCAACTTGAGTATGCCGAAAAGGAGCTTGCCAAGCTAAAAGATATTGAGTCTACGCTGTTCAGAACGTTAAAAGCGGCGGAAGATACCAGTAGGCTGATTGAAAAAGAGGCCAATGAAAATGCTGAAAAACGGATTGAAGAATCCAGGACAACAGCCAACGACCTGGTAGCCGAAGCAGAGGACAGGACCAATCAGGTTATCCGCGAAACGGAAGATCGTTTAAAACGTTTTAAGGACGAATTCGCCGCCGAAGTGAAGTTGCAGGAGCGTGATTTCCGGGCGATTGAAAACTTCCGGGATAATCTTATCGTACAACTTTCGTCGCTCGCCAATAACACTATCGAAACGGTGGAAAGATTCGAACAGAAATATGACAAGCAATCTGTTTTGAATAAAATGGAGGAGATCAAACAGCATATTTCTGAGATTGAAATTCCTAAGAAAGCTTCGTTCCCGGTTGAGCCGAGGGTAGTTCCGCAATTAGAAGAAGCATCAGAAATTGAGGAAGAAGTGGTTTTGCAGGATGAGAAGCCTCAGGTTTTATTTGAAGTTGTTGATGCGGAGGAAGAGGTGATGGTGGACGAAGAAGAAGAATTCGTTCCGCAGATAGCATATGAAGATGAGGAACCGCTACTGGTTAATGACGTTGTTGAAGTTGAGCCGGAAGCGTTCTCCGAACCGGAGCCTGTTGAAGAAGAAATTGCGTACAGCTTAAAAGAAGAGCCAAAAACCGCAGCTGAGGAATCGGCAGCGGCATTAGCTGAACTGCAACGCACAGCGCGTGAACGAGAAGCGGAGCGAAACAGGGAAACGGAGCGAGTAAGGGAAAATACGCCGGTCAACCGACCTCGAGTGCCTGAAAATCAACCAAAGAAGACCGGAGGCTCATTTTTTGATCAAATCTAA
- a CDS encoding 3-dehydroquinate synthase has product MQTIQQRFKVEYNYAVFFTENLFDTKNPLLQDFFNEYTEQGFQRKALVIVDEGFAQYHSDLSNQIHSYFAASVSHIQLAPEIINVPGGEACKNDPALFDSLVEAVDTYGIDRHSFIIAIGGGAVLDLVGYAAAVSHRGIKLIRIPTTVLSQNDSGVGVKNSINFRGKKNFLGTFAPPVAVFNDLTFLRTLDDRDWRGGVSEAIKVALIKDTSFFDWIETNTTAIVNRDEKAMAYLIHRCAEMHTDHIAGGDPFEFGSSRPLDFGHWAAHKLEFLTGFQVRHGEAVAIGIALDCVYANKIGQLADEDLSRILDVLGRLGFDLFHPKLSENDKINLRNGLNEFREHLGGRLTIMLLEKIGKGIEVHELDADIIAQSVDYLEGTKIIHAL; this is encoded by the coding sequence ATGCAAACCATACAACAGCGTTTCAAGGTAGAATACAATTATGCCGTATTCTTTACTGAAAATTTATTTGATACAAAAAACCCTTTGCTGCAAGATTTTTTCAACGAATATACCGAGCAGGGCTTTCAGCGTAAGGCTTTGGTGATTGTGGACGAGGGGTTTGCTCAATATCATTCCGATTTATCCAACCAGATTCATTCCTATTTCGCTGCTTCTGTTTCCCATATTCAGCTTGCCCCGGAAATTATCAATGTCCCCGGCGGTGAAGCCTGTAAAAATGATCCCGCACTTTTCGACAGTCTCGTGGAAGCGGTTGACACCTATGGTATTGACAGACATTCATTTATCATTGCGATCGGCGGAGGCGCGGTGCTTGATTTGGTGGGTTATGCTGCTGCTGTTTCGCATAGAGGCATTAAATTGATCCGCATTCCAACAACCGTTTTATCCCAAAACGACTCCGGTGTTGGTGTTAAAAACAGCATAAACTTCCGCGGTAAAAAGAACTTCCTGGGCACATTTGCGCCTCCGGTTGCCGTATTTAATGATCTTACTTTCCTAAGAACATTGGATGACCGCGACTGGCGCGGTGGCGTTTCCGAAGCCATTAAAGTGGCATTGATCAAAGATACTTCGTTTTTTGATTGGATTGAAACAAATACAACTGCGATCGTCAACCGCGATGAGAAAGCCATGGCTTATTTGATTCATCGTTGCGCCGAAATGCATACAGACCACATTGCGGGCGGCGATCCTTTCGAATTTGGATCTTCACGGCCACTGGATTTTGGTCACTGGGCAGCGCATAAGCTTGAATTCCTGACCGGTTTTCAGGTTCGTCACGGAGAAGCGGTGGCGATAGGCATTGCACTGGATTGTGTATATGCCAATAAAATCGGGCAGCTTGCTGACGAAGATTTAAGCCGCATCCTGGATGTTTTGGGTCGGCTAGGCTTTGATCTTTTTCACCCAAAACTATCTGAAAACGATAAAATCAACTTGCGTAATGGCCTTAATGAATTCCGCGAACATTTGGGCGGAAGGCTTACCATTATGCTTTTGGAAAAAATAGGAAAGGGCATTGAAGTGCACGAACTGGATGCAGATATTATCGCGCAATCGGTTGATTATCTGGAAGGAACAAAAATCATTCATGCATTATGA
- the folB gene encoding dihydroneopterin aldolase: protein MGTITLEGLEFFAYHGYYPEEQRIGNKYALDIIITTDFYKAAQEDKLSETVNYETIYQIVSKVMTEPAKLLEHIGFTVIERIREHYPVVANITVKVSKFNPPVGGVCTRAMITMEG from the coding sequence TTGGGAACAATAACCCTCGAAGGTCTTGAGTTTTTTGCTTACCACGGTTACTATCCCGAAGAGCAAAGAATCGGTAATAAATACGCGTTAGACATTATCATTACAACCGATTTTTACAAAGCTGCGCAAGAAGATAAGCTCAGCGAAACAGTTAATTACGAAACGATCTATCAGATTGTTTCCAAAGTAATGACGGAGCCAGCCAAGTTATTGGAGCACATAGGCTTTACAGTAATAGAGCGCATCAGAGAGCATTATCCCGTTGTAGCAAACATTACGGTAAAAGTTTCAAAATTCAACCCGCCCGTAGGAGGCGTCTGCACAAGGGCGATGATCACGATGGAGGGGTAA
- the eboE gene encoding metabolite traffic protein EboE has product MITPYGHLTYCSNIHPGEKWADHFQSLRDNIPYIRQQLAPGQSFGLGLRVANEASIELSNPEVLQEFKNWLQEQDVYVFVINGFPYGGFHNTVVKDNVHTPDWTTTDRLNYTIRLFNILSELLPEGMHGGVSTPPLSYRLWWTTMEENINATEQATDHVLQLLDELIKIEAETGKLLHLDIEPEPDGILDNAVDFVKWYRDVLLPRGTAYLSEQYNVTADEAKATILKHIQLCYDICHAAVGYENPKEILASLDEVGIQVGRIQVSSALKVNFSNEKEIKLKAIETFDEPVYLHQVVALNEDETKTHYPDLQEALTDWNDKQKEWRVHFHVPLFIHSYGVLESTQGDIIKTLAIHREKPFSSFLEVETYTWGVLPEDMQKPIGDSIVREIEWVKKILSYE; this is encoded by the coding sequence ATGATCACGCCTTACGGACATTTAACTTATTGCAGCAACATTCACCCAGGCGAAAAATGGGCTGACCATTTCCAATCGCTTCGGGATAACATTCCTTATATCAGGCAGCAACTTGCGCCAGGACAGTCATTCGGACTCGGACTTCGTGTTGCGAATGAAGCGTCTATTGAATTGAGCAATCCGGAGGTTTTGCAGGAATTCAAAAATTGGCTGCAAGAGCAGGACGTTTACGTTTTTGTGATCAATGGCTTCCCATATGGCGGCTTCCATAACACAGTTGTTAAGGACAATGTGCATACACCTGACTGGACAACAACCGACCGGCTAAACTACACAATCCGCCTTTTTAACATTCTTTCCGAATTGCTTCCCGAAGGGATGCATGGCGGCGTTTCAACTCCCCCGCTGTCTTACCGCTTGTGGTGGACAACAATGGAGGAAAATATCAATGCAACCGAGCAGGCAACCGATCATGTTTTGCAATTGCTTGATGAACTGATCAAAATTGAAGCGGAAACTGGCAAGCTGCTTCACCTGGACATTGAACCGGAGCCGGACGGCATTTTGGACAATGCGGTTGATTTCGTGAAATGGTATCGCGATGTGCTTTTGCCAAGAGGAACAGCCTATTTATCAGAGCAATATAATGTTACTGCTGACGAGGCCAAAGCGACGATTTTAAAACACATTCAGCTTTGCTATGACATTTGTCACGCGGCGGTGGGTTATGAAAATCCAAAAGAAATTCTTGCTTCACTGGATGAAGTCGGGATACAGGTTGGCAGGATTCAGGTTAGCTCAGCACTGAAAGTTAATTTCTCCAATGAAAAGGAAATCAAGCTCAAAGCGATTGAAACATTTGACGAGCCTGTCTACCTGCATCAGGTTGTGGCTTTGAATGAGGATGAAACCAAAACACATTATCCCGATTTGCAGGAAGCATTGACGGATTGGAATGATAAGCAGAAAGAATGGCGCGTCCATTTTCACGTTCCGCTTTTTATTCATTCATACGGCGTGCTTGAATCAACGCAGGGCGACATCATCAAAACACTTGCTATTCACCGGGAAAAGCCTTTTTCTTCGTTTTTGGAAGTGGAAACCTACACCTGGGGCGTTTTGCCCGAAGATATGCAGAAACCCATCGGCGATTCGATCGTTCGCGAAATTGAATGGGTGAAGAAAATACTCAGTTATGAATAA